A genomic stretch from Thermomonospora umbrina includes:
- a CDS encoding DUF6193 family natural product biosynthesis protein: MRSKPEPRPLPRSLVPLPDETIPGYLLRLSHRLDQSPAILARATGLANASGLLPNKPLLRLTDAALRQFAFICRLTEIEARAMPLGSLGHRYIPLDLKFQSGRAYNWTGLRSSSGIPYVRWILTRDARFCPSCLAGNSDPIQLAHGGAWKRTWRIPFVFACPDHECLLSNRCPQCDNTLPGGVGLVHRPGEVLHPAQCRSSDPDADRDSRNSRPCCGFRLDSTPAQIIDPSLREGLLALQRRLLNILLADSPDLPIVFGRPGEPERYLADLRLLMILITQTWPLARNLDRPALMNELMDQHVETCNPRTQMTAPGSDKPERRPLSDIPPSGVLACATVIAIADQLLQHPDHTRIEELIFTMTSAAQRTPATELVRRNLPFCSAAFKDGYSAHWTALKATRRPRGKPTRPAKPEERGGAGFTDALRQNVAMTAVPTWQDLVEAGWREVREDGRVREELIDAAYAEPRLRQLFPWTGMGELHFSRCTGKRWTWDIPYIQPTANGGYWISGPLRIQSVGPAWTADEAISMILEHLPPGCGPAFVGTPEELAAHEAANATYRPAAKE; this comes from the coding sequence ATGCGATCGAAGCCCGAGCCTCGGCCGCTGCCCAGAAGCCTCGTCCCGTTGCCCGACGAAACGATCCCCGGCTACCTCCTGAGGCTGTCTCACCGCCTGGATCAATCTCCCGCTATCCTCGCCCGCGCAACCGGCCTGGCCAACGCATCGGGCCTGCTCCCCAACAAGCCTCTGCTCCGCCTCACCGACGCCGCGCTCAGACAGTTCGCTTTCATCTGCCGACTGACCGAGATCGAAGCCAGAGCGATGCCTCTCGGCAGCCTCGGCCACCGCTACATCCCGCTAGACCTGAAGTTCCAGAGCGGGAGAGCCTACAACTGGACCGGCCTACGCAGTTCCTCCGGCATCCCCTACGTTCGATGGATCTTGACCCGTGACGCCCGATTCTGCCCGAGTTGCCTCGCCGGAAACAGCGACCCCATCCAGCTCGCCCATGGCGGCGCCTGGAAACGGACCTGGAGAATCCCGTTCGTCTTCGCCTGCCCCGACCACGAATGCCTGCTCAGCAACCGCTGCCCGCAGTGCGACAACACTCTCCCCGGAGGAGTGGGGCTGGTCCACCGACCCGGCGAGGTCCTCCACCCGGCGCAGTGCCGCAGCTCAGATCCCGACGCTGACCGCGACAGCCGCAACAGCAGGCCCTGCTGCGGGTTCCGGCTCGACTCAACACCCGCTCAGATCATTGACCCATCCCTCAGAGAAGGCCTTCTGGCCCTCCAACGCCGATTGCTGAACATCCTGCTCGCGGACAGCCCAGACCTGCCTATCGTGTTCGGCCGACCCGGCGAACCCGAACGCTACCTCGCCGACCTGCGACTCCTGATGATCCTGATCACGCAGACATGGCCCCTCGCGCGGAATCTCGACCGCCCAGCCCTCATGAACGAGCTCATGGACCAGCACGTCGAGACCTGCAACCCGCGGACCCAGATGACCGCCCCCGGCAGCGACAAGCCCGAACGTCGGCCGCTGAGCGATATTCCGCCCTCGGGAGTCCTGGCCTGCGCCACCGTCATCGCCATCGCGGATCAGCTCCTCCAGCACCCCGACCACACCCGCATCGAAGAACTCATCTTCACGATGACCTCCGCCGCGCAACGCACCCCGGCCACCGAACTGGTCCGCCGCAACCTCCCTTTCTGCTCCGCCGCTTTCAAAGACGGATATAGCGCGCACTGGACGGCCCTCAAAGCGACCCGCCGCCCCCGCGGGAAACCGACCAGGCCCGCCAAGCCAGAAGAACGGGGCGGAGCCGGCTTCACCGACGCCCTGCGGCAAAATGTCGCCATGACCGCCGTTCCGACATGGCAGGACCTGGTTGAAGCCGGATGGCGAGAAGTCCGCGAGGACGGCCGCGTCCGCGAGGAACTCATCGACGCCGCCTACGCCGAGCCGCGGCTCCGACAGCTGTTCCCCTGGACCGGCATGGGCGAACTCCACTTCAGCCGCTGCACCGGCAAGAGGTGGACCTGGGACATCCCCTATATTCAGCCCACCGCCAACGGCGGCTACTGGATCTCCGGCCCGCTCCGCATCCAATCCGTCGGCCCCGCCTGGACCGCCGACGAAGCGATCTCCATGATCCTGGAACATCTCCCACCCGGCTGCGGGCCAGCCTTCGTCGGCACCCCCGAGGAACTTGCGGCGCATGAAGCCGCCAACGCGACCTACCGCCCCGCGGCCAAGGAATGA
- a CDS encoding DUF2867 domain-containing protein: MKVPKSEHTARPWRIHEFTRDFRVEDVWSFRTPGAGKDDFPVMLAALRRAYDTVKEPVVVRFLFAVRWKLGALFGWEAPEASLGGRVPSLRDRLPPDLARTAEGVDPCSDPFTDVYQLDDEAVRELANKTVHTLMHLGWVATGDGGYELRMAALVKPNGRFGRLYMACIAPFRYLIIYPMLTRQWERAWRDRARLLA, translated from the coding sequence ATGAAAGTGCCCAAGTCCGAACACACGGCGCGGCCCTGGCGGATCCATGAGTTCACCCGTGACTTTCGGGTCGAGGACGTGTGGTCCTTTCGTACCCCCGGGGCCGGGAAGGACGACTTTCCCGTGATGCTCGCCGCGTTGCGGAGGGCCTATGACACCGTCAAGGAGCCCGTCGTGGTCAGGTTCCTGTTCGCGGTGCGCTGGAAGCTCGGGGCCCTGTTCGGGTGGGAGGCGCCCGAGGCGAGTCTGGGCGGGCGGGTTCCTTCGCTGCGCGACCGCCTCCCGCCCGACCTCGCCCGGACGGCGGAGGGGGTCGACCCCTGCTCCGACCCGTTCACCGACGTGTACCAACTCGACGACGAGGCCGTCCGCGAACTGGCGAACAAGACCGTCCACACCCTCATGCACCTGGGCTGGGTGGCGACCGGCGACGGCGGATACGAACTGCGGATGGCGGCCCTCGTCAAGCCCAACGGCCGGTTCGGGCGGCTGTACATGGCGTGCATCGCGCCGTTCCGCTACCTGATCATCTACCCGATGCTGACCCGGCAGTGGGAGCGCGCCTGGCGAGATCGCGCGCGTCTCCTCGCCTGA
- a CDS encoding MFS transporter — protein MSVSVQTPARAGAREWLGLSVLLLPTVLLFLAMTVLFLATPEIAADLSPGSGELLWINDIYGFMMAGLLVPMGTIGDRIGRRRILMFGAAAFGLASLAAAFAPNVELLIAARAVMGVGAAAVMPSTLSLISNMFTDARQRGTAIGLWAASISVGVAVGPLVGGLLLESFWWGAALLIGVPVMALVLVAAPLAVSEYRAPQAGGLDWVSIPLSIATLIPFVYGIKELAKHGVNGVAVATLAAGLVFGVLFVRRQLRLENPLLDVRLFGNRTFSGALGVFLLSAIALGGVYLLFTQYLQLVAGLSALETGLRILPAALALVAVSMLSPVIARRVRPAYVLAVGTAFSVAGYLVLTQVDAPGEALLLTGFYLLYPGIAPTMALTTNLVIGSAPPEKAGAASAVNSTASDLGVALGIALLGSIGAAVYRSEMPSGVPEEAADTLPGALAAAEGLSASAAQAVLEPARVAFTSGLNAAALVAAVLAAGSALLALTLLRRLPPSGTPSPAPAAEEKAPEPVEVVA, from the coding sequence ATGTCCGTGTCCGTACAGACACCCGCACGGGCGGGAGCCCGGGAGTGGCTCGGCCTGTCCGTGCTGCTGCTCCCCACCGTGCTGCTGTTCCTGGCCATGACCGTGCTTTTCCTGGCCACTCCCGAGATCGCCGCCGACCTGTCGCCCGGCAGCGGTGAGCTGCTGTGGATCAACGACATCTACGGGTTCATGATGGCCGGGCTGCTGGTCCCCATGGGGACCATCGGCGACCGGATCGGGCGACGCAGGATCCTGATGTTCGGCGCCGCCGCGTTCGGGCTGGCGTCGCTGGCGGCGGCCTTCGCGCCCAACGTCGAGCTGCTGATCGCCGCGCGTGCGGTGATGGGCGTCGGCGCGGCGGCCGTGATGCCGTCCACCCTGTCCCTGATCAGCAACATGTTCACCGACGCGCGGCAGCGCGGCACCGCGATCGGCCTGTGGGCGGCGTCCATCTCGGTCGGCGTCGCGGTGGGACCGCTGGTCGGCGGGCTGCTGCTGGAGTCCTTCTGGTGGGGCGCCGCCCTGCTGATCGGCGTGCCCGTGATGGCGCTGGTGCTGGTGGCGGCTCCGCTGGCGGTGTCGGAGTACCGCGCGCCGCAGGCCGGCGGGCTGGACTGGGTGAGCATCCCGCTGTCGATCGCCACCCTCATCCCCTTCGTGTACGGCATCAAGGAGCTGGCCAAGCACGGGGTGAACGGTGTGGCCGTGGCGACCCTCGCGGCCGGTCTGGTGTTCGGGGTGCTGTTCGTCCGCCGTCAACTCCGGCTGGAGAACCCGCTGCTGGACGTCCGGCTGTTCGGGAACCGCACCTTCAGCGGGGCCCTGGGCGTCTTCCTGCTCTCGGCGATCGCGCTCGGCGGCGTCTACCTGCTCTTCACGCAGTACCTGCAGTTGGTGGCGGGGCTGAGCGCGCTGGAGACCGGTCTGCGGATCCTGCCCGCCGCGCTGGCGCTGGTGGCGGTGTCGATGCTGTCGCCGGTGATCGCCCGTCGGGTGCGCCCGGCGTACGTCCTGGCGGTGGGAACGGCGTTCTCGGTGGCGGGCTACCTGGTGCTGACCCAGGTCGACGCGCCCGGGGAGGCGCTGCTGCTCACCGGGTTCTACCTGCTGTACCCGGGCATCGCCCCGACCATGGCGCTGACCACGAACCTGGTGATCGGCTCCGCGCCGCCCGAGAAGGCCGGGGCCGCCTCGGCGGTCAACTCCACCGCCAGCGACCTGGGCGTCGCCCTGGGCATCGCGCTGCTGGGCAGCATCGGCGCCGCCGTCTACCGGAGCGAGATGCCCTCCGGGGTCCCCGAGGAGGCCGCCGACACCCTGCCGGGTGCGCTCGCCGCCGCCGAGGGCCTGTCGGCCTCCGCCGCCCAAGCCGTCCTGGAGCCCGCCCGAGTGGCCTTCACCAGCGGCCTGAACGCCGCAGCCCTCGTCGCGGCGGTCCTGGCGGCCGGCTCGGCCCTCCTCGCCCTGACACTCCTCCGCAGGCTCCCGCCCTCCGGCACCCCGAGCCCGGCACCCGCCGCCGAGGAGAAGGCACCTGAACCGGTCGAGGTGGTCGCCTGA
- a CDS encoding AAA family ATPase — translation METIADRLRGARRRRFVGRKDELRTFRRALGAAIPPFAVMHVHGPGGVGKTALLDALAAVAEEQDAAPVLLDARSADTSRTALCAAAVWPEPVTGRRVLLLDSYERLAAMDDWVREEFLPALPAGTLVVIAGREPPRPDWVSDPGWRELLRAVPLANLPPDEGAALLRAENVPDRLHGQVLAATHGHPLALALLADVLAQRENAGDLSDIGLGDAPDVVRLLLDRFLEEVPSPRHRRALDVCALALVTTEEMLRAVLDEDDDAAGLFAWLRRLSFVDERPDGLRPHDLARGVLDTDLRWRDRGVHRLLFERVRRHLAARLRGCSGAVMPQIITELAFLKRVNPALRDPTVWPSMTAHRADETRADDRAALVAMTERYEGPESARLAAFWMERQPSAFVVARDADGVPAGYACQLRLDLASPEDLEVDPGAGAMWAYVRRHGPTVPGEAVVAHRFFVDREEYQSPVCATGVVIVEFLRRRLTSSSLSWDLIGAYRGLHARQGVFCHTGYHRAEEADFEVAGLRHPVYARDFRPDGLAGWLTLMAEGEMFGAPPSDASPLVTPPSRTDFASSVRRALRDLHRPEALTHNPLNAARAVRSHEGGLAGLLHEAATALGADPRGLKAYRAVDRTYLRPAPTQERAAELLGLPFSTYRRHLRTGVDRIVETLWQRELYGSRVRS, via the coding sequence ATGGAGACGATCGCCGATCGGTTGCGCGGGGCGCGCCGACGCCGATTCGTCGGACGAAAGGACGAGCTGCGGACCTTCCGCAGGGCTTTGGGGGCCGCAATTCCCCCCTTCGCGGTGATGCACGTTCATGGGCCCGGCGGCGTCGGGAAGACCGCGCTGCTGGACGCCCTGGCGGCGGTCGCCGAGGAGCAGGACGCCGCCCCCGTCCTCCTGGACGCGCGGTCGGCGGACACCTCGCGGACGGCGCTGTGCGCGGCGGCGGTGTGGCCGGAGCCCGTCACGGGACGGCGGGTCCTGTTGCTGGACTCCTACGAGCGGCTCGCGGCGATGGACGACTGGGTGCGGGAGGAGTTCCTGCCCGCGCTGCCCGCCGGGACCCTCGTGGTGATCGCCGGCCGCGAGCCGCCGCGGCCGGACTGGGTCTCCGACCCCGGATGGCGGGAGCTGCTGCGCGCGGTGCCGCTCGCCAACCTCCCCCCGGACGAGGGCGCCGCCCTGCTCCGCGCCGAGAACGTGCCCGACCGGCTGCACGGACAGGTGCTCGCGGCGACCCATGGCCATCCGCTGGCGCTGGCGCTGCTCGCCGACGTCCTGGCGCAGCGCGAGAACGCCGGCGACCTGTCGGACATCGGGCTGGGCGACGCGCCCGACGTGGTGCGGCTGCTGCTCGACCGCTTCCTGGAGGAGGTGCCGAGCCCCCGCCATCGGCGCGCTCTGGACGTGTGCGCGCTGGCGCTGGTCACCACGGAGGAGATGCTGCGCGCGGTGCTCGACGAGGACGACGACGCCGCCGGGCTGTTCGCCTGGTTGCGGCGGCTGTCGTTCGTCGACGAACGCCCCGACGGGCTGCGCCCGCACGACCTGGCCCGCGGGGTGCTCGACACCGACCTGCGCTGGCGCGACCGCGGCGTGCACCGCCTGCTGTTCGAACGGGTCCGCAGACATCTGGCGGCCCGGCTCCGGGGCTGTTCCGGTGCCGTCATGCCGCAGATCATCACCGAGCTGGCCTTTCTCAAGCGGGTGAACCCGGCGCTGCGCGATCCGACCGTCTGGCCGAGCATGACCGCCCATCGGGCCGACGAGACGCGCGCGGACGACCGGGCGGCTCTGGTGGCGATGACGGAACGGTACGAGGGGCCCGAGTCGGCGCGATTGGCGGCGTTCTGGATGGAACGTCAGCCCTCGGCGTTCGTCGTCGCCCGCGACGCCGACGGGGTGCCGGCCGGCTACGCCTGTCAACTCCGCCTCGACCTGGCCTCCCCCGAGGACCTGGAGGTCGATCCCGGTGCCGGCGCGATGTGGGCGTACGTGCGTCGACACGGCCCGACGGTGCCCGGAGAGGCGGTGGTCGCGCATCGCTTCTTCGTGGACCGGGAGGAGTATCAGAGCCCCGTGTGCGCCACCGGGGTCGTGATCGTCGAGTTCCTCCGGCGGCGGCTGACGAGTTCCTCGCTGAGCTGGGACCTGATCGGGGCGTACCGCGGTCTCCACGCGCGTCAGGGGGTGTTCTGCCACACCGGTTACCACCGCGCCGAGGAGGCCGACTTCGAGGTGGCGGGGCTGCGCCATCCCGTGTACGCCCGCGATTTCCGGCCCGACGGGCTCGCCGGCTGGTTGACCCTGATGGCCGAGGGCGAGATGTTCGGCGCGCCCCCGTCCGACGCCTCCCCTCTGGTGACGCCCCCGTCCCGAACGGACTTCGCCTCCTCGGTGCGCCGGGCCCTCCGCGACCTGCACCGACCCGAGGCCCTGACGCACAATCCCCTGAACGCCGCCCGAGCGGTGCGGTCCCACGAAGGCGGCCTGGCCGGCCTCCTCCACGAGGCCGCCACCGCTCTGGGCGCCGACCCTCGAGGACTGAAGGCGTACCGCGCCGTGGACCGCACCTACCTTCGACCCGCCCCCACGCAGGAACGGGCGGCGGAGCTGCTCGGGCTGCCGTTCAGCACCTATCGACGCCACCTGCGAACGGGGGTGGACCGCATCGTCGAGACCCTCTGGCAACGGGAGCTGTACGGAAGTCGGGTTCGGTCGTGA
- a CDS encoding ATP-binding protein has protein sequence MNGEVETIADRLHKARRNRFVGREAELETIRRALATEIPPFAVMFVHGPGGVGKTALLNAAATVARRAGAATVHLDARAMEGSRTALASAVAWPEPVTGRRVLLLDSYERLATMDDWVRERFLPSLPAGTLVVIAGREPPRPEWISDHGWRELLRTVPLDNLPPRDAEAFLRAEDVPESLHGPVIAATHGHPLALGLLADVLSQCPRAGDLPAVELGDAPDVVRLLLDRFLEGVPTPRHRRALEVCAHALVTTEELLRAGLGDADADDAGELFVWLRRLSFVEEGREGLRPHDLVREALDADLRWRDPTGYQTMHRRIRDHLAERLRTASGPEQRRIVTELTYLKRANPVLRHLIDWSSLATHTADAMGPDDRAALLAMTERYEGAASAELAAFWMDRQPEAFVVARDVRGEAVGYGCRLRLDLASPEDLAADPGTRAMWEYVRRHGPPRPGEEVAAKRFFVDRDEHQSAACAAGVVIVEFLQRRLASPRLSWDLVGSYRDLDGRRETFAFKGFHRAAEADFEVDGGRHYVFARDFRNGGLDAWVALMLEGEDALPVPASSSSGAILPRTDFAVAVRRALRDLHRPDALARNPLNASRAVQEHEGGLAGLLREAAATLGADPRGLKAHRAVDRTYLRPAPTQERAAEVLGLPFSTYRRHLTTGIDRIVETLWQRELYGTPR, from the coding sequence GTGAACGGCGAGGTGGAGACGATCGCCGACCGGTTGCACAAGGCACGTCGGAATCGATTCGTCGGACGTGAAGCGGAACTGGAGACGATTCGTAGGGCACTGGCCACCGAGATACCGCCTTTCGCGGTCATGTTCGTTCACGGGCCGGGCGGGGTCGGGAAGACCGCGCTGCTCAACGCGGCGGCGACGGTCGCGCGGCGGGCGGGGGCGGCCACGGTCCACCTGGACGCGCGTGCGATGGAGGGGTCGCGGACGGCGTTGGCCTCGGCGGTGGCCTGGCCGGAGCCGGTGACCGGTCGGCGGGTGCTACTGCTGGACTCCTACGAGCGGCTCGCGACGATGGACGACTGGGTGCGGGAGCGGTTCCTGCCCTCGCTGCCCGCCGGGACCCTGGTGGTGATCGCCGGGCGGGAGCCGCCGCGGCCGGAGTGGATCTCCGATCACGGATGGCGGGAGCTGCTGCGCACGGTGCCGTTGGACAATCTCCCGCCGCGGGACGCCGAGGCGTTCCTGCGGGCCGAGGACGTTCCGGAGTCGCTGCACGGGCCGGTGATCGCCGCGACGCACGGGCATCCGCTGGCGCTGGGGCTGCTGGCCGACGTCCTGTCCCAGTGCCCCCGCGCCGGCGACCTGCCCGCCGTCGAGTTGGGCGACGCGCCGGACGTGGTGCGGCTGCTGCTCGATCGTTTTCTGGAGGGCGTGCCCACACCCCGGCATCGGCGCGCCCTGGAGGTCTGCGCGCACGCGCTGGTCACCACGGAGGAGTTGCTCCGCGCCGGGCTCGGCGACGCCGACGCCGACGACGCCGGTGAGCTGTTCGTCTGGCTGCGGAGGCTGTCCTTCGTCGAGGAGGGCCGTGAGGGGCTGCGTCCGCACGACCTGGTGCGCGAGGCGCTCGACGCCGATCTGCGCTGGCGCGACCCCACCGGCTACCAGACGATGCACCGGCGGATCCGCGATCATCTGGCCGAACGGCTGCGCACCGCCTCCGGGCCCGAGCAGCGGCGCATCGTCACCGAGCTCACCTACCTGAAGCGGGCGAACCCGGTCCTGCGGCACCTGATCGACTGGTCGAGCCTGGCCACCCACACCGCGGACGCGATGGGTCCCGACGACCGGGCCGCGCTGTTGGCGATGACGGAACGGTACGAGGGCGCCGCGTCGGCGGAGCTGGCGGCGTTCTGGATGGATCGGCAGCCCGAGGCGTTCGTCGTGGCCCGCGACGTCCGGGGAGAGGCGGTCGGCTACGGCTGCCGGCTGCGCCTGGACCTGGCGTCCCCGGAGGATCTGGCGGCCGACCCGGGCACCCGGGCGATGTGGGAGTACGTGCGGCGGCACGGTCCGCCGCGGCCCGGCGAGGAGGTCGCCGCCAAGCGCTTCTTCGTCGATCGCGACGAGCACCAGAGCGCCGCGTGCGCCGCCGGGGTGGTGATCGTCGAGTTCCTCCAACGGCGGCTGGCCAGTCCCCGGCTGAGCTGGGACCTCGTCGGGTCGTACCGTGACCTCGACGGCCGTCGGGAGACCTTCGCGTTCAAGGGGTTCCACCGGGCGGCGGAGGCGGACTTCGAGGTCGACGGCGGACGGCACTACGTGTTCGCGCGCGACTTCCGCAACGGCGGCCTGGACGCCTGGGTCGCTCTGATGCTGGAGGGCGAGGACGCGCTCCCGGTTCCCGCCTCGTCGTCATCGGGGGCGATTCTGCCGCGCACGGACTTCGCCGTCGCGGTGCGCCGGGCGCTGCGCGATCTGCACCGGCCGGACGCGTTGGCCCGCAATCCCCTGAACGCCTCCCGAGCGGTGCAGGAGCACGAGGGTGGGCTCGCGGGCCTCCTCCGAGAGGCGGCCGCGACCCTCGGCGCCGACCCTCGCGGCCTCAAGGCGCACCGCGCCGTGGACCGCACCTACCTGCGCCCCGCCCCGACCCAGGAACGGGCGGCGGAGGTGCTCGGGCTGCCGTTCAGCACCTACCGACGCCACCTGACGACCGGTATCGACCGCATCGTCGAGACCCTCTGGCAGCGGGAGCTGTACGGGACGCCGCGCTGA
- a CDS encoding serine hydrolase domain-containing protein, with translation MRRRSLSLALATVLTVGVAGTPAQAAPATAAAVQAGPAVKFPGFDVVKPSSDPLDLTDAPRDLKVTYTYDGQTKTLEDYLSRAAQGMVVLDGNKIVKEWYAAGLTKDSQFQSWSMAKSFTSVAIGLAMQDGKIASLEDTVAKYVPKLATSAYGDVSIRNLLRMSSGINWNEVGNAPALQAQVILGVPTTTIAAMQRRTWEPGSKFNYTSMNSAVLALVVAGATGVPFHKYVQDKLWQPAGMADTVDIANDRNGNSLGYCCFYAGERDFARFGLLMLNNGKAEGRQVLNEAWVAESVKPSGVASNYGLHWWIDGTEGYYASGLGGQMIYVSVKHRVVIAKSVLLSLAESETLPAMRAIAAEVARTR, from the coding sequence ATGCGCCGCAGATCCCTTTCGTTGGCCCTGGCCACCGTCCTGACCGTCGGCGTCGCGGGAACCCCCGCGCAGGCCGCCCCGGCGACCGCCGCCGCCGTCCAGGCGGGCCCGGCGGTCAAGTTCCCCGGCTTCGACGTCGTGAAGCCGTCCTCGGACCCGCTCGACCTGACCGACGCGCCGCGCGACCTGAAGGTCACCTACACCTACGACGGCCAGACCAAGACGCTGGAGGACTACCTCTCGCGGGCCGCGCAGGGCATGGTCGTCCTGGACGGGAACAAGATCGTCAAGGAGTGGTACGCCGCCGGTCTCACCAAGGACTCGCAGTTCCAGTCCTGGTCGATGGCGAAGTCGTTCACCTCCGTCGCCATCGGCCTCGCGATGCAGGACGGCAAGATCGCGTCGCTGGAGGACACGGTCGCCAAGTACGTCCCCAAGCTGGCGACGTCCGCCTACGGCGACGTGTCGATCCGCAACCTGCTGCGGATGTCGTCGGGCATCAACTGGAACGAGGTCGGCAACGCCCCCGCGCTCCAGGCCCAGGTCATCCTCGGCGTGCCCACCACGACCATCGCGGCGATGCAGCGACGGACGTGGGAGCCGGGCAGCAAGTTCAACTACACCAGCATGAACAGCGCGGTCCTCGCCCTGGTCGTGGCCGGCGCGACGGGCGTGCCGTTCCACAAGTACGTGCAGGACAAGCTGTGGCAGCCCGCCGGGATGGCGGACACGGTCGACATCGCCAACGACCGCAACGGCAACAGCCTGGGCTACTGCTGCTTCTACGCCGGCGAACGCGACTTCGCCCGCTTCGGCCTGCTGATGCTCAACAACGGCAAGGCCGAGGGACGCCAGGTCCTGAACGAGGCGTGGGTCGCCGAGTCGGTCAAGCCGTCCGGCGTCGCCTCGAACTACGGGCTGCACTGGTGGATCGACGGCACCGAGGGCTACTACGCCAGCGGCCTGGGCGGACAGATGATCTACGTGTCGGTCAAGCACCGCGTGGTCATCGCCAAGAGCGTGCTGCTCAGCCTCGCCGAGTCCGAGACCCTTCCCGCGATGCGCGCCATCGCGGCCGAAGTCGCCCGTACCCGCTAG
- a CDS encoding lipase family protein has translation MMERTTPRRRLARSLAGAALVAGLAASGTAVPAWAEPVAAADPAPGSVTPDKDPFYLAPADIGAYRPGQIVATRPLTLKLSVEVRAWQISYRSNDSHGRPTLEVTTLAVPTKAWEGTGPRPAVSVQFAEDSTGIQCAPSYKLSTGGGSSEAGLLLNKNWAVAIPDHQGFKSAWMAGPRAGHSVLDGIRAVRSFQEAGLASSQWGLTGYSGGAHATGWAAELQPSYAPDVTLAGVAMGGTPADPAATARFLDGRAPAGFVFAATWGIHTEWPEAGIEGLLNAQGRIDMATVAGKCLPDILGKFPFRRLASATTVPDPLSVPSVAAVLKKDTMGAATPKAPIFNYHAVTDEIVPIGQANTLTKTWCAGGATIQIVRSWLGEHGLEAVRRSPAAVSYLNDRFAGKTPPNSC, from the coding sequence ATGATGGAACGCACGACCCCTCGAAGGCGGCTGGCCAGGAGCCTGGCGGGCGCCGCGCTGGTGGCGGGACTCGCCGCGAGCGGAACGGCCGTGCCGGCATGGGCCGAGCCCGTCGCCGCCGCCGACCCCGCGCCCGGTTCGGTGACGCCGGACAAGGACCCCTTCTATCTCGCCCCCGCCGACATCGGCGCCTACCGGCCCGGCCAGATCGTCGCGACCCGCCCGTTGACCCTGAAGCTGTCCGTGGAGGTGCGGGCCTGGCAGATCTCCTACCGGTCCAACGACTCCCACGGGCGGCCGACGCTGGAGGTCACGACGCTGGCCGTCCCCACCAAGGCGTGGGAGGGCACCGGGCCCCGTCCCGCCGTGTCCGTCCAGTTCGCCGAGGACTCCACCGGCATCCAGTGCGCCCCGTCGTACAAGCTGTCCACCGGCGGCGGGTCGTCGGAGGCCGGGCTGCTGCTCAACAAGAACTGGGCCGTGGCGATCCCCGACCACCAGGGCTTCAAGTCGGCGTGGATGGCGGGGCCGCGCGCCGGCCACTCCGTCCTCGACGGGATCCGGGCGGTCCGCAGCTTCCAGGAGGCCGGACTCGCCTCCAGCCAGTGGGGGCTGACCGGGTACTCCGGCGGGGCCCACGCCACCGGTTGGGCGGCCGAGCTCCAGCCCTCGTACGCCCCCGACGTCACCCTCGCGGGCGTGGCCATGGGCGGGACACCCGCCGACCCCGCCGCCACGGCACGGTTCCTGGACGGGCGCGCGCCCGCCGGGTTCGTGTTCGCGGCGACCTGGGGCATTCACACCGAGTGGCCCGAGGCGGGCATCGAGGGCCTTTTGAACGCCCAGGGCCGCATCGACATGGCCACCGTGGCGGGCAAGTGCCTGCCGGACATCCTCGGCAAGTTCCCGTTCCGCAGGCTCGCCAGCGCCACCACCGTGCCGGACCCGCTGTCGGTGCCGTCGGTGGCCGCGGTGTTGAAGAAGGACACCATGGGCGCCGCGACGCCCAAGGCCCCGATCTTCAACTACCACGCCGTCACCGACGAGATCGTGCCGATCGGCCAGGCCAACACGCTCACCAAGACCTGGTGCGCGGGCGGCGCGACCATCCAGATCGTCCGGAGCTGGCTCGGCGAACACGGCTTGGAGGCCGTCCGCCGCTCCCCGGCCGCCGTCAGCTACCTGAACGACCGCTTCGCAGGGAAGACCCCGCCGAATTCTTGTTGA
- a CDS encoding NAD(P)H-dependent oxidoreductase, whose translation MDPLHLAILIGGPPDRAPAERVAERAYRRGDLEVDLIDLTAACLPEVPPCGLPTPSAVRDLVPWLAAADGFVVVVPERRSGPLVNAPGWYADQLRAKPVAFLGHGGARPAERRLRALFAAVPAVTVREAAGFGRRDTDRVLDELAWWARPLREARAKNPYPPLQTP comes from the coding sequence ATGGACCCGCTGCACCTGGCGATCCTCATCGGCGGCCCGCCGGACCGGGCCCCCGCCGAACGGGTGGCCGAGCGCGCCTACCGGCGGGGCGACCTGGAGGTGGACCTGATCGACCTCACGGCGGCGTGCCTGCCGGAGGTGCCGCCCTGCGGGCTGCCGACACCCTCGGCCGTCCGCGACCTGGTCCCGTGGCTGGCGGCGGCGGACGGCTTCGTCGTGGTCGTCCCGGAACGCCGCTCCGGGCCGCTGGTGAACGCCCCGGGCTGGTACGCCGACCAGCTCCGGGCCAAGCCGGTCGCCTTCCTGGGCCACGGCGGGGCGCGACCGGCCGAGCGGCGGCTCCGCGCACTGTTCGCGGCGGTCCCCGCCGTGACGGTCCGCGAGGCCGCCGGGTTCGGCCGCCGTGACACCGACCGGGTGCTGGACGAGCTCGCGTGGTGGGCCCGCCCGCTGCGCGAGGCCCGGGCGAAGAACCCCTACCCCCCTCTGCAAACCCCCTGA